A region from the Papaver somniferum cultivar HN1 unplaced genomic scaffold, ASM357369v1 unplaced-scaffold_125, whole genome shotgun sequence genome encodes:
- the LOC113331310 gene encoding uncharacterized protein LOC113331310, whose amino-acid sequence MDEPEHPQKDVGAVPEEEVEMASAEDAEATVGGNAEVVADEMTVAASGEDIETAPKNDVGASPGGGIDAAVEGDVETTSEREVGAASREDAVVACDEGVEEDSNDISSEGTADTSND is encoded by the coding sequence ATGGACGAACCAGAGCATCCTCAGAAGGATGTTGGGGCAGTTCCTGAGGAAGAGGTCGAAATGGCTTCCGCGGAGGATGCTGAAGCAACCGTCGGAGGGAACGCTGAAGTGGTTGCTGATGAGATGACGGTAGCAGCATCTGGAGAAGATATTGAAACAGCTCCCAAGAATGATGTTGGCGCGTCTCCTGGAGGGGGTATTGATGCAGCTGTTGAGGGAGACGTTGAAACGACATCAGAAAGGGAAGTCGGCGCGGCTTCCAGAGAGGATGCAGTAGTGGCTTGTGatgaaggtgttgaagaagaTTCTAATGATATCTCCAGTGAAGGCACCGCTGATACCTCTAATGACTAA